A stretch of Henckelia pumila isolate YLH828 chromosome 4, ASM3356847v2, whole genome shotgun sequence DNA encodes these proteins:
- the LOC140865732 gene encoding serine/threonine-protein kinase 1-like has protein sequence MLKHKFIEKCKSGASAMLQKIVKAKQIRASMDVQACNIESGTIVSRDVPLENPTFREVIVSTVPSRLQYDQHTTRTISIKDKEYPYDEVHPAMEGFLGLVIV, from the exons ATGCTGAAG CACAAGTTCATTGAAAAATGTAAAAGTGGAGCTTCAGCAATGCTGCAAAAGATCGTGAAGGCTAAGCAAATAAGAGCATCAATGGATGTGCAAGCTTGCAATATTGAGTCAGGAACAATAGTTTCAAGAGATGTT CCTCTAGAAAATCCAACCTTTCGTGAAGTCATTGTTAGTACTGTTCCATCTAGGCTCCAATATGATCAGCATACTACTCGGACTATTAGCATAAAGGATAAAGAGTATCCATATGATGAGGTACACCCAGCTATGGAAG GATTCTTAGGCCTTGTTATAGTTTGA